The sequence TCATCGGTCAGGTCGGCGTGATCGCCGAACCGCTCGACTGACGGTGGCTCCGGGTCCAGCGCGCGATCGGGATGTGCGGCGCGGTACTCCTCCCACAGCCGCACGCCGGCTGCGTGATCGACGGGGGCGTTCGCGCGGCGGGCGGGCTGGTCTCCGGTCACGACTTCAGCATGGCCGATGGCGGCGGATGGCGCGACGCGAGGCGGGGAGGCGAACGGCCCGGGGGAGCGTGAGCTCCGCCCGGGCCCCTCCGGTGTGCAGGTGGTTACGCGCGCGCGGTGCGGCGGCGCAGCACGAGGCCGGCGCCGACGAGCAACACGAGCAGGCCGCCGAGCAGCGGCAGCGTGCCTTCGAAGCCCGTGTCGGCGAGCTGGCCGCCCGAGCCGCCCGACCCGGCCGGGGTCGAGGCCGCAGGCCACGTGAACTCGAGCCACTGCGTGACCGAGCCGTCGGCGGCGTACGCGGCGAGGCGGTGCGTGCCCGCCGCGAGGTCGCGCGGCAGCGCGAGACTCACCGCTCCGCCGGCGGTCGGCGTGATCGTCGCCAGCCGCTGCGGCTCGGAGGAGACGAAGAACGTCAGCTCCTCACCGATGAACCGGTCGGCGACGCGCACCGAGATCGTGCCGGCCGCGCGGTCGAGACCGAGCAGCTCGAGCGTACGCAGATCCGACGGCAGATCGGCGCCCGGCAGCGGCACGATCGTGCCCGGGTTCGGCTCGGGCTCCGGCTCCGGCTCCGGCTCCGGGTTGGGCTCGGGCTCGGGCTCGGGTTCGACGGTGGCCTCGACCACGGTCACGACACGCGTCGCGGTCGCGGTGTTGCCCGAGGCATCCGTCACCGAGTACGTGAGCGTCGAGACGCCCGCGACCGAGGTGTCGACCGTGCCCGTGACCGTGACGGCCGCGGTGAGGTCGCCGTCGACGGCGTCGATCGCCGAGACCCCGGCCATCGGGTCGAACGCGTCGCCGACCGTGAGCTCGGTCGTCTCGGGCACCGTGAGCACGGGCGCCGTGACGTCAGGCTCGACGACCTGGTGCAGCACGACCCGGTCGACGACACCGCGGTCCGTGGTGCGGTAGGTGGTCGCGGTGAGCGTGCCGTCCGTCACCTCGATGTTCATGAAGCTCGGCACGCGCTCCTGCAGCGCGACCGCGTCGTAGCCGAACTCGACCGTGTCGCGGATGGTGTAGTACTTGCTGCCGCTCGACGAGTTGCCGGTCAGGTAGAGCACCTGGCCCTCCTCAGGGCGGAGCTCGGCATTCGTGTCGACCTCCTGCACCGGGGTGCGGCCGTCCATCAGGTAGCTGCGCGTGTAGACGTGATCGTGGCCCATGAGCACCAGGTCGATGTCATTCGCCGTGAACACGGGGGAGAGCTGCTCGCGACGCTCGACGATGTCGGCGCTGAGCGAGTGGTTCGCGACGCTGTAGATCGAGTGGTGGAAGGTCACGACGCGCCACTTGGCGTTGTCACCCTGCTCGGCGACGACCTTCTCGACGTACTCGGCGTGCCGCGCGTTGTCGCGGTTGTTCGAGTTCAGGGTGATGACGAGGACGTCCTTGTAGATGAACCAGTGGTTGCCGCCCGACTGGCTGGCCGAGCCGGGAGCGCCGTAGGTCATGTCGAGGTTCGGCATGTTGAAGTGCGTGTTGTACGCCGTGCTGCCCACGTCGTGGTTGCCGTTGACCGTGGCGATCGGGATCTCGCGCACGAGCTCGGGCGCGAGGAATCCGTCGTACTGCTCCTCGTTGCCCGCGTGCTCGACCTGGTCGCCGCCCGAGAGCAGGAACTCCGAGGCCGGGAACATCTCGTTCGCGACCCGGGTCGTGTTGAGCCAGCCCTCGGCGTCGCGCGGGGTGTTGCCCGACGCCCCGATCTGCGCGTCGCCGACGTACAGGAAGTCGAAGTCGCCGTCGAACGACGCGGTCTCGAAGCCGTACACGGGCGACCAGCCGCGCTCGTTGCCGACGCGGTAGACGTACGCCGAGTGCTCGGCGACGCCTGCGATCGTGGCGTGGTGCCAGAACTGGCCGTCGGCGGCTTCGCCGCTCGTCGACTCGAACGCGGTCACGCCCTCGGTCGGGAACGTGTCGCCGGTCATCGCCGCGGCGGGCGCGACCTCGACACGGGCGGCGCCCGGCAGGCTCGCGTACCAGGCGACGTTGCGGTCGGCCTCGGTCGCGCCGACGTTCAGAATGACGTCGCTGACCGTGATGGGCGCGTTCGGGTCGAGCGGCGGGATCACGTCGAGCTGCTCGAAGTCGAAGAAGATGTCCGAGCTCGACGCGCGGTCCTGATAGAGCGCGACGGCGACGGTGTTCTCGCCGGCCTGCAGTGCCTCGTTGGGGATCGTGAAGCTGCTGACGACGGGCGCACCGTTGCTCGCACCGAGGTACTGGAGGTTGCCCTGGGCGGGGTCGAAGCCGTCGTCGAGGAACCCCGCGACCTTCTCGCCGTTGACCCAGACGCCCAGCGCGTCGTCGTAGCGCACGGTACCGCGGAGACGGATGCCTCCCTCGACCTGCTGCTCGGTCAGCGCGACGTCGGTGCGGAAGAAGAACGTCTCGATGTTCGTGGTGCCGCCCGGCTTGTACTGCGTGAGCAGGGTGTTGACGGCGTTGCCGCTCACCGGGACCTGCGCGCCGCGGAGCGCGCCGAACGACGCCTTGGCGGTCTTCCACGACGAGTCGTCGTAGTCGGCGCCGGTCCACGAGAAGAGCTCGCCGGTGCCCGCCGGGTCGACGCCCGTGTCCTGGTAGCGCCAGTCGGTCGTCTCGGTCGAGATGACGCGCGTCGGATCCTGCGGTTCGGGCTCTTCCGTGCCGCCGCCCGCAACGAGCTCGAGCTGCTCGAAGTCGAAGTAGATGTCAGAGCTCGTGTCGCGGTCCTGGTAGAGCGCGACGGCGATCGTGTTGTTGCCCTCGATCAGCAACTCGGGGTCGATCGTGAACGAGCGCACGATGGGCGAGCCGCCGCCGTTGCCGACGTACTGCATGTTGCCCTTGCTCTCGTCGAAGCGCTCGTCGACGAAGCCGGCGACCCGCTCGCCGTTGACGAACACCGCGAGGGCGTCGTCGAAGCGGACCGTGGCCTCGAGGCCCTCGGCTGCCTCGACCTCGTCGGCCGTGATGGCGACGTCGGTGCGGAAGAAGAAGGTCTCGACGTTGGTCGAGGTGCCGGGCTTGTACTGCGTGAGCGGGGTGTTCACAGCGTTGCCGCCGACGGGCACGTGCGCGCCGCGCAGTGCGCCGAACGATCCCTTGGCGGTCTTCCACGACGTGTCGTCGTAGCCGGCCGCGGCCCACGAGTAGATCGGGCCGTCGCCGGCGGGGTCCGCGGGGGCGTCGTGGTAGCGCCAGTCGGTCGACGTGGTGTCGATGAGGGTGCGGTTCTCGACCGCGGCGGTGGCGTTGGTGTCACCGGCGGCGTGCGCCGGGACCGCCGGGAGGGCGATCAGTCCGGCGACGAGGGCCGCGGTCAGCGCCGCGGCGCCGGTGCGGCGCCGGAAGTGAGCATGGGAATGCACGGGACTCCTTGCGAAGGGACGATGCGCGCGCGACGAAGCACAGGCGCGAAGGGGGACCCTTCGAGGCAACCGGGCGTGGGTGTCCGGCTCGCGCGCAGTCGGTGAACCGCGGGTGGCCGTGGGGTGAGCGATGTGTGTCGGCGGGCGCGCTCGCGCGCCCGGACCGCCGGGTCAGGCCGCGCTCGCGCGCGGACCGCCGGGTCAGGCCACGCCGGAGAGTTCCCGTGTGCCGTCGGCCGTCGAGGCGGTGGGCACAGCTTCGCGGTCGCCGAGATCGACGGTGACGCCCCCCGTGGAGTTGGCCTGCTGCATCAGGCCCTCGAGATATGCGCGGTTGAGCGGATCGGCCGCTTCCGAGTCGAAGACGAAACGCAGCGGGATGGATGGCTGCAGCCAGATCATCGAACGGCCGGGCTCGACGCCCGGTCCATGTGTGTAGCTCAGGGTGAATGCTTCGTTGCGGCGGAGCTTCACCGCGATGACCACCTTCAGATAGGCGAGCAGTCGGTCGTCGATCTCGATCGGGTGCGAGCCCGTTCCGTAGTACAGCGTTCCCATGGTGACTCCTTCACGAGAGGCCGCTGGGAGCCCCTGCCGCTCGGCGGTGCGGGCAAATCCCAGACCGTGTCGGCATTCCGATTGTACGCCTATTTAGCTAATCCATCTAATAGCTCGCACATTTAGCTAGATATCTGAGATAGTCTCTCGGTGTGCCGGAGAGTGCGAAAGGATGTCGCTATGAGCTCTGACGCTCCCTCGAAGCAGGGTCTGGCATCCGCGCTGCAGCAGTACGTGCAGGCGAGGAGCGCCGCGTTGCTGCTCGCGAGGAAAGAGCTGCGGATCGGCGAACTCGACGC is a genomic window of Agromyces protaetiae containing:
- a CDS encoding immunoglobulin-like domain-containing protein codes for the protein MHSHAHFRRRTGAAALTAALVAGLIALPAVPAHAAGDTNATAAVENRTLIDTTSTDWRYHDAPADPAGDGPIYSWAAAGYDDTSWKTAKGSFGALRGAHVPVGGNAVNTPLTQYKPGTSTNVETFFFRTDVAITADEVEAAEGLEATVRFDDALAVFVNGERVAGFVDERFDESKGNMQYVGNGGGSPIVRSFTIDPELLIEGNNTIAVALYQDRDTSSDIYFDFEQLELVAGGGTEEPEPQDPTRVISTETTDWRYQDTGVDPAGTGELFSWTGADYDDSSWKTAKASFGALRGAQVPVSGNAVNTLLTQYKPGGTTNIETFFFRTDVALTEQQVEGGIRLRGTVRYDDALGVWVNGEKVAGFLDDGFDPAQGNLQYLGASNGAPVVSSFTIPNEALQAGENTVAVALYQDRASSSDIFFDFEQLDVIPPLDPNAPITVSDVILNVGATEADRNVAWYASLPGAARVEVAPAAAMTGDTFPTEGVTAFESTSGEAADGQFWHHATIAGVAEHSAYVYRVGNERGWSPVYGFETASFDGDFDFLYVGDAQIGASGNTPRDAEGWLNTTRVANEMFPASEFLLSGGDQVEHAGNEEQYDGFLAPELVREIPIATVNGNHDVGSTAYNTHFNMPNLDMTYGAPGSASQSGGNHWFIYKDVLVITLNSNNRDNARHAEYVEKVVAEQGDNAKWRVVTFHHSIYSVANHSLSADIVERREQLSPVFTANDIDLVLMGHDHVYTRSYLMDGRTPVQEVDTNAELRPEEGQVLYLTGNSSSGSKYYTIRDTVEFGYDAVALQERVPSFMNIEVTDGTLTATTYRTTDRGVVDRVVLHQVVEPDVTAPVLTVPETTELTVGDAFDPMAGVSAIDAVDGDLTAAVTVTGTVDTSVAGVSTLTYSVTDASGNTATATRVVTVVEATVEPEPEPEPNPEPEPEPEPEPNPGTIVPLPGADLPSDLRTLELLGLDRAAGTISVRVADRFIGEELTFFVSSEPQRLATITPTAGGAVSLALPRDLAAGTHRLAAYAADGSVTQWLEFTWPAASTPAGSGGSGGQLADTGFEGTLPLLGGLLVLLVGAGLVLRRRTARA
- a CDS encoding DUF7882 family protein; translated protein: MGTLYYGTGSHPIEIDDRLLAYLKVVIAVKLRRNEAFTLSYTHGPGVEPGRSMIWLQPSIPLRFVFDSEAADPLNRAYLEGLMQQANSTGGVTVDLGDREAVPTASTADGTRELSGVA